A window of Halomonas sp. H10-9-1 contains these coding sequences:
- a CDS encoding response regulator, which translates to MRDESRRPRRLPALIIMALLAQLLLLLAGGGILWFDAAGAAAWLMALLLVASLNLLLVVLQPGGWPHDPQAESPAEPPAQRRIVRDSVAEPSAAKERLRRRVSDLEDALAHREQRITRLAAGRERAREESRLKSDYLTLMSRELQRLCQRIDQLAGEQASTPEAGRHMADELRERLADLTELLEGLAGEREPPSRPAGRPGRVLIVDDGPVNLMLARQVLEREGLEVTAVTSGAEALALQELEHFDLVLMDIFMEGMDGMEASRRWREHERIRHVASGSVLVALTANASDADRRRFAEAGLDDYLAKPYRPQELVERVVRWLPERLEERGVS; encoded by the coding sequence ATGCGAGACGAGTCACGGCGCCCCCGGCGCCTTCCAGCACTCATCATCATGGCGCTGCTGGCCCAGCTACTCCTGCTGCTGGCCGGTGGCGGTATCTTGTGGTTCGATGCCGCCGGGGCGGCCGCCTGGTTGATGGCCCTGCTGCTGGTCGCGAGCCTCAACCTGCTGCTGGTCGTGCTGCAGCCCGGCGGTTGGCCGCACGACCCGCAAGCCGAATCGCCCGCCGAGCCCCCCGCGCAACGCCGGATCGTGCGCGACTCGGTTGCCGAGCCCTCGGCGGCCAAGGAGCGGCTGCGGCGACGGGTGAGCGACCTGGAAGACGCCCTCGCGCATCGTGAACAGCGGATCACCCGCCTGGCGGCCGGGCGCGAGAGGGCCCGCGAGGAGTCACGCCTCAAGTCGGACTACCTGACACTGATGAGCCGCGAACTGCAGCGGCTATGCCAGCGTATCGACCAACTGGCCGGCGAGCAGGCGTCGACCCCGGAGGCCGGTCGCCACATGGCCGATGAACTGCGCGAGCGTCTCGCCGACCTGACCGAGCTGCTCGAGGGGCTGGCCGGTGAGCGCGAGCCGCCGTCGCGCCCGGCCGGGCGCCCGGGGCGGGTATTGATCGTCGATGATGGTCCGGTCAACCTGATGCTGGCGCGTCAGGTGCTGGAGCGCGAGGGGCTCGAGGTCACCGCGGTGACCTCGGGGGCCGAGGCCCTGGCCCTGCAGGAGCTGGAGCATTTCGATCTGGTGCTGATGGATATCTTCATGGAGGGCATGGACGGTATGGAGGCTAGCCGCCGCTGGCGCGAACATGAGCGTATTCGACACGTCGCCTCCGGCAGCGTGCTGGTGGCGCTGACCGCCAATGCCAGCGATGCCGACCGCCGGCGCTTCGCCGAGGCCGGGCTGGATGATTACCTGGCCAAGCCCTACCGCCCCCAGGAGCTGGTCGAGCGGGTCGTCCGCTGGCTGCCCGAGCGCCTGGAGGAGCGCGGCGTCTCATGA
- a CDS encoding sulfite exporter TauE/SafE family protein produces MSLLPVIVGYLALGAVAGTMAGLFGVGGGLIIVPALVFTFGLQGVPAEVTMHLAVGTSLATIVVTGASSAWGHYRRGSIHRQWFLALLPGLLLGAVAGVFVADGLSAGSLGTLFGAFVLVMAVRMALSRGPRPGSVAPGRAVMAAAGGVIGGVSALFGIGGGTLSVPWLTRCGASLPQAVGTSAACGIPIALFGAATFMVLGWGNALLPSGAAGFVMWPALLGIVLASVPCARLGVWLAHRLPARVLRLAFAALLASVGLTFVL; encoded by the coding sequence ATGAGCCTGTTGCCAGTGATTGTCGGCTATCTGGCGCTGGGGGCCGTGGCCGGGACCATGGCGGGGCTGTTCGGCGTGGGCGGCGGGCTGATCATCGTGCCGGCGCTGGTCTTCACCTTCGGTTTGCAGGGCGTGCCCGCGGAAGTCACCATGCACCTGGCGGTGGGCACCTCGCTTGCCACCATCGTGGTCACCGGCGCCTCCTCGGCCTGGGGCCACTACCGCCGCGGCAGCATCCATCGCCAGTGGTTCCTGGCCCTGCTGCCCGGGTTGTTGCTGGGGGCCGTGGCCGGGGTGTTCGTCGCCGATGGCCTCTCCGCAGGCAGCCTCGGCACGCTGTTCGGCGCCTTCGTGCTGGTAATGGCGGTGCGCATGGCGCTCTCCCGCGGGCCGCGCCCCGGCAGCGTGGCGCCGGGGCGGGCGGTGATGGCCGCCGCCGGCGGGGTGATCGGCGGTGTCTCGGCGCTGTTTGGGATCGGCGGCGGCACCCTCAGCGTGCCCTGGTTGACCCGCTGCGGTGCGTCGCTGCCCCAGGCCGTGGGTACCTCCGCCGCCTGCGGTATTCCCATCGCCCTGTTCGGGGCGGCCACCTTCATGGTGCTGGGCTGGGGCAATGCGCTGCTGCCCTCCGGGGCTGCGGGCTTCGTGATGTGGCCGGCCCTGCTGGGTATCGTGCTGGCCAGCGTGCCCTGTGCGCGCCTCGGTGTGTGGCTTGCCCATCGCCTGCCGGCCAGGGTGCTGCGCCTGGCCTTTGCCGCCCTGCTGGCGAGCGTCGGCCTGACCTTTGTTTTATAA
- the lgt gene encoding prolipoprotein diacylglyceryl transferase, whose amino-acid sequence MLSYPDIDPVAISLGPFQVHWYGLMYVVGFVAAWFLGRRRAARIGLSADDIGDLLFYAALGVVLGGRLGYALFYGLDQWLADPLWIVRVWDGGMSFHGGLLGVLVAAWWFARKKGLAFFTLTDFVAPLVPIGLGAGRIGNFINRELPGRVTEMPWGMPFPGLGSEPRHPSSLYEAALEGAVLFVVLWFVTATPRRRGLVSGLFLAFYGAFRFLVEFYRLPDAHIGYLAFGWFTMGMLLTLPMIAAGLALIAWSRRQQVDARV is encoded by the coding sequence ATGCTTTCCTATCCGGATATCGACCCCGTTGCGATCTCCCTGGGCCCCTTCCAGGTCCACTGGTATGGCCTGATGTATGTGGTGGGCTTCGTCGCCGCCTGGTTCCTGGGGCGTCGCCGTGCCGCGCGCATCGGGCTTTCCGCCGACGATATCGGCGACTTGCTGTTCTACGCCGCCCTGGGCGTGGTGCTGGGTGGCCGGCTGGGCTATGCGCTCTTCTACGGCCTGGATCAGTGGCTGGCCGACCCGCTGTGGATCGTGCGGGTGTGGGACGGTGGCATGAGCTTCCACGGCGGCCTGCTCGGCGTGCTGGTCGCCGCCTGGTGGTTCGCCAGGAAAAAGGGGCTGGCCTTCTTCACCCTCACCGACTTCGTCGCCCCGCTGGTGCCCATCGGCCTGGGCGCCGGGCGCATCGGCAACTTCATCAACCGCGAGCTGCCCGGGCGCGTGACCGAGATGCCCTGGGGCATGCCGTTCCCCGGCCTCGGGTCCGAGCCGCGACACCCCAGCTCGCTCTACGAGGCGGCTCTGGAGGGGGCGGTACTGTTCGTGGTGCTGTGGTTCGTCACCGCCACGCCGCGCCGCCGTGGCCTGGTCTCGGGGCTCTTCCTCGCGTTCTACGGCGCCTTCCGCTTCCTGGTGGAGTTCTACCGCCTGCCCGACGCCCATATCGGCTACCTGGCCTTCGGCTGGTTCACCATGGGCATGCTGCTGACGCTGCCGATGATCGCCGCCGGCCTGGCACTGATCGCCTGGTCGCGCAGGCAGCAGGTGGATGCTCGAGTGTGA
- a CDS encoding nucleotidyltransferase domain-containing protein — MRLTDEQVVIIKQAAHEVFGDDVSVKLFGSRLNDSARGGDIDLLVESTASIEDKMQKMLTLTARLQLRLGDQPIDILVVDPTTSLNPVHLHAIKTAQVL; from the coding sequence ATGAGACTGACCGACGAACAAGTTGTCATCATTAAGCAGGCAGCCCATGAGGTGTTTGGTGATGACGTCAGCGTTAAGCTGTTTGGGTCGCGACTCAACGACAGCGCGAGGGGAGGGGATATCGACCTTCTGGTGGAGAGTACGGCTAGCATCGAGGACAAGATGCAGAAGATGCTGACTCTCACGGCGCGCTTGCAGCTTCGCCTTGGCGACCAACCCATCGACATCCTGGTGGTAGACCCAACTACGTCTCTGAATCCCGTCCATCTACACGCAATAAAAACGGCACAGGTGTTATGA